One Cytophagia bacterium CHB2 genomic region harbors:
- a CDS encoding T9SS type A sorting domain-containing protein: MRYNAARRQIEDCCRYIYSNRRFYLREQWCRNLRRLWIIRNYLGASTMGVLRVLKGFLLWSLSQRNNLETSFSKQSLNGSFKISNDYFRAGRIKIEVYNLAGQLVRTLIDAQQVAGRFKLNWDGKDNLGKHVASGVYLYELQAGNFWAKKKMILMR, from the coding sequence ATGCGCTACAATGCGGCGCGAAGACAAATTGAAGACTGTTGTCGTTATATTTATTCGAATCGCAGATTTTATTTGAGGGAACAATGGTGTAGAAATTTGCGGCGCCTTTGGATAATTAGGAATTACCTTGGCGCCTCCACAATGGGAGTACTTCGAGTTCTTAAAGGTTTCCTTCTTTGGTCGTTGAGTCAACGTAACAACTTGGAAACATCATTTTCAAAACAATCACTCAACGGATCGTTCAAAATCTCAAATGACTATTTCAGAGCGGGTCGAATCAAAATCGAGGTTTACAATTTGGCCGGGCAACTGGTGCGAACGTTGATCGATGCGCAGCAAGTAGCCGGACGATTCAAATTGAATTGGGACGGCAAAGATAACCTCGGCAAGCACGTTGCATCCGGCGTTTATCTGTATGAATTGCAGGCTGGCAATTTCTGGGCGAAGAAAAAAATGATATTGATGCGCTAG